Proteins from a genomic interval of Methanoplanus endosymbiosus:
- a CDS encoding 50S ribosomal protein L30: MYFVVQVRGVVNARKEIKDTLKMLRLHHVNHCVILPETPAYMGMIRKVKDYVAYGQADAGVLATLLTNRGRLSADGKLTDEYVKENSDFADIASFAEAVCAGEAKLTDVPDLKPVLRLHPPRKGYKSIKRTYQQGGALGNYGSEINGLLYRMR; the protein is encoded by the coding sequence ATGTATTTCGTTGTGCAGGTTCGCGGTGTTGTAAACGCCCGAAAGGAAATTAAGGACACCCTTAAGATGCTTCGTCTGCATCATGTCAACCACTGTGTCATTTTACCTGAAACTCCGGCATACATGGGTATGATCAGGAAGGTAAAGGACTATGTTGCATATGGTCAGGCAGATGCCGGTGTTCTTGCAACACTTCTCACTAACCGTGGCCGCCTTTCAGCAGACGGTAAGCTTACAGATGAGTATGTGAAGGAGAACTCCGACTTTGCAGATATTGCTTCCTTTGCAGAGGCAGTCTGTGCCGGTGAAGCAAAACTGACTGATGTTCCGGATTTAAAACCGGTTCTCCGTCTCCACCCGCCCAGAAAGGGATACAAGTCCATAAAGCGCACATACCAGCAGGGTGGTGCTCTTGGAAATTACGGAAGTGAGATCAACGGACTTCTCTACAGAATGAGGTGA
- a CDS encoding ribonuclease P protein component 1, protein MINPGNVCRHELTGLAVKVESSTNSFQNDISGRIVDETKNMLVIHTGTGLRKVQKIGAVFQIHLPDDTRLRVDGSVLASQPEKRISMRIKNPR, encoded by the coding sequence TTGATTAATCCGGGTAATGTGTGCAGGCATGAACTCACCGGCCTTGCTGTTAAGGTTGAATCCTCAACCAACAGTTTTCAGAATGATATCTCCGGCCGGATTGTTGATGAAACAAAAAACATGCTTGTAATACATACCGGAACAGGTCTCAGAAAAGTGCAGAAGATAGGGGCTGTGTTTCAGATCCACCTCCCAGATGATACCCGGTTAAGGGTTGATGGTTCGGTGCTCGCTTCGCAGCCTGAAAAACGTATCAGTATGCGAATTAAAAATCCGAGGTAA
- a CDS encoding 30S ribosomal protein S17, with the protein MAKNTGLNVAVPEKECNDVNCPFHGTLPVRGQVITGKVVSDKMQGSVVIARDYLHYVKKYKRYEKRSSKIHAHNPSCLGVKVGDTVKIAECRPISKTKKFVVVEVSEE; encoded by the coding sequence ATGGCTAAAAATACAGGGTTAAACGTCGCTGTTCCTGAAAAGGAATGTAACGACGTAAACTGTCCATTCCACGGCACTTTGCCAGTACGCGGCCAGGTGATTACCGGCAAAGTCGTGAGTGACAAAATGCAGGGATCTGTTGTAATTGCAAGAGATTATCTGCACTACGTGAAGAAGTACAAGCGTTATGAAAAACGTTCTTCAAAGATTCACGCACACAACCCTTCTTGTCTTGGCGTAAAAGTCGGCGATACAGTAAAGATCGCTGAATGCAGGCCAATTTCAAAGACAAAGAAATTTGTTGTTGTAGAGGTGTCTGAAGAATGA
- a CDS encoding 30S ribosomal protein S14 has product MAQNKNANQEESTKKFGRGANVCQMCGRKQGLVRRYNIWLCRQCFRENAAKIGFKKLN; this is encoded by the coding sequence ATGGCACAGAATAAGAATGCAAACCAGGAAGAATCCACAAAGAAGTTTGGCCGTGGCGCAAATGTATGCCAGATGTGCGGAAGAAAACAGGGACTTGTCCGCAGATACAATATCTGGCTTTGCAGACAGTGCTTCCGTGAGAACGCAGCAAAGATCGGGTTTAAGAAGCTCAATTAA
- a CDS encoding 50S ribosomal protein L19e, translating to MSDLRNQKRIAAAVMKCGVNRVKLDSERSEDISNAISREDIRGLIDEGAIVAKPVKGVSRGRARALTAKRSYGHRKGHGHRKGAKGARTPSKREWIKKIRAIRRELRVMRDESQIDAHLYRIMYRKASGGQFRNVAHMKAQLEQISGRMN from the coding sequence ATGAGTGATCTGAGGAATCAGAAGCGCATCGCTGCCGCTGTAATGAAGTGTGGTGTGAACCGCGTAAAGCTCGATTCAGAGCGCTCAGAAGATATCAGTAATGCAATCTCGCGTGAGGATATCAGAGGGCTTATTGATGAGGGCGCAATTGTTGCAAAACCTGTCAAAGGTGTAAGCCGCGGCAGGGCAAGGGCACTGACGGCCAAGCGTTCATATGGTCACAGAAAAGGACACGGACATCGTAAAGGTGCAAAAGGTGCACGTACTCCGTCCAAGAGAGAATGGATTAAGAAGATCCGTGCAATCAGAAGAGAACTTCGCGTAATGCGTGACGAAAGTCAGATTGACGCTCATCTTTACAGAATAATGTACAGAAAAGCTTCCGGTGGACAGTTCAGAAATGTCGCCCACATGAAGGCTCAGCTTGAGCAGATTTCGGGGAGGATGAACTAA
- a CDS encoding 30S ribosomal protein S4e, which produces MSNHLKRLNSPSGWRIPKKTNTFVKKTAPGPHNSHAMPVAVWLRDHTGLANNVKEVKKILTERSLIVNGSPCTDSKMGIGVFDIISIPKTGKHYRILRNKKGDYVSVEITEEASKSRLCKIADKTIVKGGKIQLNLRYGANVIVDTQEYNPKDSIVLSLEPETRFEVVGHFPFAVGSVAMIIGGKHSGKVGKIAEIVTVPGSIPNRIYLTEEKTGEAFDTIEDYVFIVGKDESAVSVWGIEE; this is translated from the coding sequence ATGTCAAACCATCTTAAAAGATTAAATTCACCTTCCGGATGGCGTATTCCCAAAAAGACAAACACGTTTGTAAAGAAGACCGCACCGGGACCACACAACAGTCATGCTATGCCTGTAGCTGTCTGGCTCAGGGACCACACAGGTCTTGCAAACAATGTCAAGGAAGTTAAGAAGATTCTTACAGAGCGTTCCTTAATTGTGAATGGCAGTCCATGCACCGACTCAAAGATGGGTATTGGTGTCTTTGACATTATCTCAATTCCAAAGACCGGAAAGCACTACCGTATCCTTCGCAACAAGAAGGGCGACTACGTTTCCGTTGAAATTACAGAGGAAGCCTCAAAATCACGTCTATGTAAGATTGCAGACAAGACCATTGTCAAAGGCGGAAAGATTCAGCTGAATCTCAGATACGGCGCTAATGTAATTGTTGATACTCAGGAATACAATCCAAAGGATTCAATTGTCTTAAGCCTTGAACCTGAAACACGCTTTGAAGTTGTTGGTCATTTTCCGTTTGCAGTTGGCAGCGTTGCAATGATCATAGGCGGTAAGCATTCAGGTAAGGTTGGCAAAATAGCTGAGATTGTCACAGTTCCGGGAAGCATTCCTAACAGGATTTACCTGACTGAGGAGAAGACAGGTGAAGCATTTGACACAATCGAGGACTATGTCTTCATTGTGGGCAAAGATGAATCGGCAGTATCTGTATGGGGGATTGAAGAATGA
- a CDS encoding 50S ribosomal protein L6, with protein sequence MVTEKRIQVPDGVNAEVRGSTLVISGPKGTLERNLHYPGIALRVEDGEFVASTESTRKKIYAMLGTFVAHAGNMCKGVQEEYVYRLKVIYNHFPIQLKQSKDMLEIVNFLGEKEARYAAIPEGVSMKIDGDEITLSGINKELVGISASRIEKATKVRGRDNRVFQDGIYIVEKA encoded by the coding sequence ATGGTAACAGAAAAAAGAATTCAGGTTCCTGATGGCGTAAACGCTGAAGTCAGAGGTTCAACTCTTGTAATTTCAGGGCCAAAAGGCACTCTTGAAAGGAATCTGCACTATCCGGGTATAGCTCTCAGGGTTGAAGACGGTGAATTTGTCGCTTCAACTGAATCCACAAGGAAGAAGATCTATGCAATGCTTGGAACATTTGTTGCACATGCAGGAAATATGTGTAAAGGTGTCCAGGAAGAGTATGTGTACCGCTTAAAGGTAATATACAACCACTTTCCGATTCAGCTTAAGCAGAGCAAGGATATGCTTGAGATCGTAAATTTCCTCGGAGAAAAGGAAGCAAGATATGCAGCTATTCCTGAAGGAGTTTCCATGAAGATTGATGGAGATGAAATTACACTCTCCGGAATTAATAAGGAACTTGTCGGCATTAGTGCATCAAGAATAGAGAAAGCAACAAAGGTCCGTGGACGTGATAACCGCGTTTTCCAGGACGGAATTTACATTGTTGAAAAGGCGTGA
- a CDS encoding 50S ribosomal protein L32e: protein MADEKIRLIRARNSQRATFKRQGLSRKKKLEDTWRRPRGLQSKQRRQYKAKGRHPQPGFGSPKAVRFMHPSGYEDVLVHNPADIEGLNPEVQALRIAGTVGNKKRAAIQEKAEGLGFKILNPKVINAPVEDVEESVEEAEDDE from the coding sequence ATGGCTGACGAAAAGATTAGACTTATTCGGGCACGCAATTCCCAGCGTGCAACCTTCAAGCGCCAGGGCCTTTCCCGTAAGAAGAAACTTGAGGACACATGGAGAAGACCTCGTGGTCTTCAGAGCAAGCAGAGAAGACAGTACAAGGCAAAAGGCCGTCACCCGCAGCCTGGATTCGGCAGCCCAAAAGCTGTACGTTTCATGCACCCAAGCGGATATGAAGATGTACTGGTTCACAATCCTGCTGACATTGAGGGACTCAACCCTGAAGTTCAGGCATTAAGGATTGCCGGCACAGTTGGAAACAAAAAGCGTGCTGCAATTCAGGAAAAAGCTGAAGGCCTTGGATTTAAGATTCTCAACCCTAAGGTGATCAATGCTCCTGTAGAGGATGTTGAAGAATCTGTAGAGGAGGCGGAAGACGATGAGTGA
- the rpl14p gene encoding 50S ribosomal protein L14 gives MKAKQSRVPRALATGSRMTCADNTGARQVQIISVDRYHGVKNRQPKLGLGDMATVSVKKGSPEMRRKLEKAVVIRQSKEIRRINGLRLSFEDNAMVITNERGEPKGTEIKGPVAREVAERFPKIGSMATIIV, from the coding sequence ATGAAAGCAAAGCAGTCCAGAGTGCCAAGGGCACTTGCCACGGGCTCCAGGATGACATGCGCTGACAATACAGGTGCCCGTCAGGTACAGATTATATCTGTTGACAGGTATCATGGTGTCAAAAACCGTCAGCCAAAACTTGGTCTTGGCGATATGGCAACAGTTTCTGTCAAGAAGGGATCTCCTGAGATGCGCCGCAAGCTTGAAAAAGCGGTTGTTATCAGACAGAGTAAAGAGATAAGAAGAATAAACGGCCTCCGCCTATCCTTTGAGGACAATGCAATGGTAATTACAAACGAACGTGGCGAACCTAAGGGCACTGAGATTAAGGGTCCTGTAGCACGTGAAGTTGCAGAGCGTTTCCCAAAGATCGGCTCAATGGCTACAATTATTGTCTGA
- the cmk gene encoding (d)CMP kinase produces MRVTVSGPPGSGTTSLSKKLSETFSFKFISAGEVFRSLAKEKGMDLIEFGKLCESDPQVDRQIDERQKEIGEKEDNIIIEGRLAGHMVDNADIKIWVAASPQCRAMRISGREESDIESAKEETIKRELSEAARYKMYYDIDITDLSIYDLVINSEKWGVDELSGFVISAVNNLNRHLQD; encoded by the coding sequence ATGAGAGTTACAGTGAGTGGCCCTCCCGGAAGCGGGACAACCTCACTATCAAAAAAACTCTCTGAGACCTTTTCTTTTAAGTTCATATCTGCCGGTGAGGTATTCCGTTCCCTTGCAAAGGAGAAGGGAATGGACCTCATTGAGTTTGGAAAGTTGTGTGAGTCGGACCCGCAGGTTGACCGGCAGATTGACGAAAGGCAGAAAGAGATCGGTGAGAAAGAAGATAATATAATTATTGAAGGCCGGCTTGCAGGGCATATGGTTGACAATGCAGATATTAAGATCTGGGTTGCAGCATCCCCTCAGTGTCGTGCTATGCGGATTTCCGGAAGGGAAGAGTCCGATATTGAATCCGCAAAAGAGGAGACTATCAAGAGAGAACTCTCTGAAGCTGCACGATATAAGATGTATTATGATATCGATATCACTGATCTCTCAATATATGATCTCGTTATAAATTCTGAGAAGTGGGGAGTTGACGAATTGTCAGGTTTTGTCATCTCCGCTGTTAATAATCTTAACAGACATTTGCAGGATTAA
- a CDS encoding DUF106 domain-containing protein, translating to MAKAKTQNAGMFNFLIIMVIAMVIYSIPALRDLVASIAGVVLNPIYNILGISWPEMILLLAVITGCYSSLLQKYTIDYEKMQAVQKKMRDFQKDFREAQLSGDEKRVKKMTEKRDKMMQDQLAMSQEQFKPMGWIMLITIPIFLWLLHMAPDMGNITFPFMGTVNLIEPTFLILPGWILWYMLCSLTLSQVIRKTLDIGGL from the coding sequence ATGGCTAAGGCAAAGACTCAGAACGCCGGAATGTTTAATTTTTTAATTATTATGGTCATTGCCATGGTCATCTACAGTATTCCGGCGCTCAGGGATTTGGTGGCTTCTATTGCAGGAGTTGTCTTAAATCCAATATATAATATTCTTGGAATCTCATGGCCTGAGATGATTCTTCTTCTTGCAGTAATTACAGGCTGTTACTCTTCTCTTCTTCAGAAATATACTATTGATTATGAGAAGATGCAGGCTGTTCAGAAGAAGATGCGTGATTTCCAGAAGGATTTCCGTGAAGCTCAGCTCTCCGGCGATGAGAAGAGAGTCAAAAAGATGACTGAGAAGAGAGATAAGATGATGCAGGATCAGCTTGCAATGTCTCAGGAGCAGTTTAAGCCTATGGGCTGGATAATGCTGATTACTATCCCTATATTCCTGTGGCTTTTGCATATGGCTCCTGATATGGGTAATATTACCTTCCCTTTTATGGGCACAGTGAATCTGATTGAGCCTACATTCCTGATACTTCCGGGATGGATTCTCTGGTATATGCTCTGCTCTCTGACACTGAGTCAGGTCATCAGAAAGACCCTGGATATTGGTGGTCTCTGA
- a CDS encoding adenylate kinase, translating to MSTGRKVVITGVPGVGKTTVINASLEALKEEGVDYTSINFGTCMFEVACEQGKVHDRDEMRRLDQDIQCSLQKTAAQVIARINENVIIDTHCTVSTPSGYLAGLPAWVLNEMRPDIIVLVETDEDQILKRRLSDMSRQRDMEGYAAIKDHQRYNRYMAASYSMMTGCTVKIIKNLDYLLDNAISEMVTLLR from the coding sequence TTGAGTACTGGCAGAAAGGTTGTAATAACGGGCGTTCCGGGAGTTGGAAAGACAACTGTCATTAATGCTTCTCTTGAGGCGCTTAAGGAGGAGGGTGTTGATTACACCTCCATCAATTTTGGGACATGCATGTTTGAAGTTGCATGTGAGCAGGGTAAGGTCCATGATCGTGACGAGATGAGGCGTCTTGATCAGGATATTCAGTGCTCACTGCAGAAGACTGCGGCCCAGGTTATAGCAAGAATTAATGAGAATGTTATCATCGATACTCACTGCACAGTGAGCACCCCGTCAGGTTATCTGGCAGGTCTTCCTGCCTGGGTTTTAAACGAAATGAGGCCTGACATCATTGTGCTCGTTGAGACTGATGAAGATCAGATCTTAAAGCGCCGCCTCTCTGATATGAGCAGGCAGCGTGATATGGAAGGATATGCAGCAATTAAGGATCATCAGAGATATAACCGCTATATGGCGGCTTCCTATTCAATGATGACCGGATGCACAGTAAAGATAATTAAGAATCTTGATTATCTTCTCGATAATGCAATATCTGAGATGGTAACACTTCTGAGGTGA
- a CDS encoding uL15m family ribosomal protein — protein MPVNKRSKYRGSRTCGGGTHKNRRGAGNRGGKGRAGHRDHRFTHFLLLGEVHNGKHGFVSKNKVAANVIDVGDLDQLVDSLISKGLAAMQDDVVVIDAGQIGIDKILGGGKINHKMNITAPAFSESARAKIEENGGQALTA, from the coding sequence ATGCCGGTAAATAAAAGATCAAAGTACCGTGGTTCACGCACATGTGGCGGCGGTACCCATAAAAACCGCCGTGGTGCAGGAAATCGCGGAGGAAAAGGACGTGCAGGTCACAGAGACCACAGGTTTACACATTTCCTTTTGCTCGGTGAGGTTCACAATGGAAAGCACGGTTTTGTAAGTAAGAATAAAGTGGCAGCAAATGTGATTGATGTCGGCGACCTTGACCAGCTGGTTGACTCCCTTATTTCAAAGGGACTTGCAGCCATGCAGGACGATGTTGTCGTGATTGATGCCGGACAAATAGGAATTGATAAAATACTTGGCGGCGGAAAGATTAATCATAAAATGAATATTACTGCTCCTGCATTCTCCGAGAGTGCAAGGGCAAAAATCGAAGAGAATGGTGGTCAGGCTCTGACTGCCTGA
- the secY gene encoding preprotein translocase subunit SecY, producing MGAMLDRMEPLLAAMPAVRAPEGHVHFKNKVLWTLAVLILYFLLTNVQIFGLSPESQDWLGMYRALLAGASGSLVHLGIGPIVTASIVLQLLNGADLLGINTSDTRGQVMYMGLQKLMIFVMIVLEAAPNVVGGFLRPDPAIAMQLFGGSMMIVTILIFLQLCMGGVLIFLMDEVVTKWGVGSGVGLFIVAGVSQGLINGFLNWSPVNDAYPIGFFPRLFAVIADGANFIEYFGLEILALLTTIFIFGLVVYAESTRIEIPLAHSAVRGARGRFPVKLIYASVLPMILVRVLQANWQMVGLFLNNIGITFLGKFDGQTPVDGIMYVTAPINAPTDWMWWLSDLGHPVWEVLLRMGIDFFIMVVGGAIFALFWVKTAGLDSPHVARQIQRSGMHIPGYRRNEQVLVKYLDRYIPRVTVIGGIAVGLLSILANYLGVIGAVGGTGLLLTVSIVYRLYEEIASEQIMEMYPFMRGFFGKE from the coding sequence ATGGGAGCGATGCTGGATCGAATGGAGCCGCTTCTGGCAGCAATGCCGGCTGTCAGAGCACCAGAAGGGCATGTCCACTTCAAAAATAAAGTTTTGTGGACATTAGCTGTTCTGATATTGTATTTTTTATTAACAAATGTTCAGATATTTGGTCTGAGTCCTGAATCTCAGGACTGGCTTGGAATGTACCGTGCTCTTCTTGCTGGTGCAAGTGGGTCACTGGTCCATCTGGGTATCGGGCCGATTGTCACAGCATCAATTGTCCTCCAGCTCTTAAACGGTGCAGATCTTCTGGGCATCAATACATCTGACACCCGTGGGCAGGTTATGTACATGGGTCTTCAGAAACTGATGATCTTTGTGATGATTGTGCTTGAAGCTGCTCCAAACGTGGTAGGCGGCTTTCTGAGACCTGATCCTGCAATAGCTATGCAGCTCTTCGGCGGAAGTATGATGATTGTTACAATTCTGATATTTCTGCAGTTGTGCATGGGAGGGGTACTGATATTTCTGATGGATGAAGTCGTCACAAAATGGGGTGTCGGGTCAGGAGTTGGTCTGTTTATCGTTGCCGGTGTTTCACAGGGTCTGATAAACGGTTTCCTGAACTGGTCCCCTGTAAATGACGCTTATCCTATTGGATTCTTCCCAAGGTTATTTGCAGTGATTGCTGATGGTGCTAATTTCATTGAATATTTCGGGCTTGAAATTCTTGCTCTGCTGACAACAATATTCATATTCGGACTTGTTGTATATGCAGAATCCACAAGAATTGAGATCCCGCTTGCACATTCGGCTGTGAGGGGTGCAAGAGGAAGATTCCCTGTCAAGCTTATATATGCCAGTGTTCTTCCGATGATTCTTGTCCGTGTTCTTCAGGCAAACTGGCAGATGGTTGGCCTTTTCCTGAATAATATCGGTATCACATTCCTTGGTAAGTTTGACGGCCAGACTCCGGTTGACGGAATCATGTATGTGACTGCTCCGATTAATGCCCCGACTGACTGGATGTGGTGGCTGTCTGATCTCGGTCATCCAGTATGGGAAGTTCTATTGCGTATGGGAATAGATTTCTTTATAATGGTGGTCGGAGGTGCGATCTTTGCTCTCTTCTGGGTAAAGACTGCTGGACTTGATTCACCACATGTCGCAAGACAGATTCAGAGAAGCGGAATGCATATCCCCGGCTACAGGCGCAATGAACAGGTTCTTGTAAAATACCTCGACAGGTACATCCCCCGTGTAACTGTTATCGGCGGTATTGCTGTCGGTCTGCTCAGTATCCTTGCCAATTATCTTGGTGTTATTGGTGCTGTAGGAGGTACAGGACTTCTTCTTACTGTCAGTATTGTTTACAGGCTGTATGAAGAGATTGCAAGTGAGCAGATTATGGAGATGTATCCGTTTATGAGGGGATTCTTCGGAAAGGAGTGA
- a CDS encoding 30S ribosomal protein S8: MTKLNPIADAMSTIKNASDVGKTFCIVEPAAKLIGSMLGIMKEEGYIEGFELIDDGRGGQFRISLNGNINKCGSITPRFTVKTDEIEEWETRYLPAKNFGILILTTSKGVISHETARHEGVGGELLGYVY; encoded by the coding sequence TTGACAAAACTAAATCCAATTGCTGATGCAATGAGTACAATCAAGAACGCTTCTGATGTAGGCAAGACATTCTGTATTGTTGAACCTGCCGCAAAGCTCATTGGATCAATGCTCGGCATTATGAAGGAAGAAGGTTACATCGAAGGATTTGAACTTATTGACGACGGAAGAGGCGGACAGTTCAGAATCTCACTCAATGGTAATATCAATAAGTGTGGTTCAATCACTCCACGTTTCACCGTTAAAACCGATGAAATAGAAGAATGGGAAACCAGATATCTTCCTGCAAAGAACTTTGGAATACTTATCCTGACAACTTCAAAAGGTGTCATCTCCCATGAGACGGCACGTCACGAGGGTGTCGGCGGTGAGCTTCTCGGATATGTGTATTAG
- a CDS encoding 50S ribosomal protein L18, with the protein MATGPRYFVTFRRRREGKTDYYKRSKLVVSGKPRMVVRITNKQVICQLVEAGLEGDRTLVAAYSGELEKFGYKGYSGNTPAAYLTGMLFAVKAFNAGYEEAILDIGLHRAKHGAKVFAALKGAVAAGLNVPHGEEILPDDDRVKGVHIAAYQPEKAGDLAENVEAAEDAIMKELK; encoded by the coding sequence ATGGCAACCGGACCAAGATATTTTGTTACGTTCCGCAGGAGAAGGGAAGGTAAGACAGATTATTACAAACGTTCAAAGCTTGTTGTTTCAGGCAAACCACGTATGGTGGTTCGCATTACAAATAAGCAGGTAATCTGTCAGCTCGTTGAAGCAGGTCTTGAGGGTGACAGAACTCTCGTAGCTGCATATTCGGGCGAACTTGAGAAATTTGGATATAAGGGTTACAGTGGCAACACACCAGCAGCATATCTTACAGGAATGCTCTTCGCAGTAAAGGCATTCAATGCCGGATACGAAGAAGCAATTCTGGATATAGGTCTTCACCGTGCAAAACACGGTGCAAAGGTCTTTGCTGCACTTAAGGGTGCTGTGGCTGCCGGACTAAATGTACCGCACGGAGAAGAGATTCTTCCGGATGACGACAGGGTAAAGGGCGTTCATATCGCAGCATATCAGCCTGAAAAGGCAGGCGACCTTGCAGAAAATGTCGAAGCGGCTGAAGATGCAATAATGAAGGAGCTGAAATAA
- a CDS encoding 50S ribosomal protein L5, producing the protein MNPMQEVCVDKVVVHMGVGESGDKLMKAETIISEITGQKTVRTVAKRTQPAFGIRKGQAIGCKVFLRGEKAEEVVRTALDIIEKKLYAGQFDKTGNVSFGIEEHTDFPGQSYDPMIGIYGMDITVILERRGVRISRRSIERKKLPAAQRVSREDAIKFMADRFQVEVQ; encoded by the coding sequence ATGAACCCAATGCAGGAAGTCTGTGTTGACAAAGTTGTTGTCCACATGGGTGTTGGAGAGTCCGGTGACAAATTAATGAAAGCTGAGACTATCATCTCAGAGATCACCGGTCAGAAGACTGTCAGGACAGTTGCAAAGAGAACCCAGCCTGCTTTTGGAATCAGAAAAGGACAGGCAATCGGCTGCAAAGTATTCCTCAGGGGAGAAAAAGCTGAAGAGGTTGTAAGAACAGCTCTTGATATCATTGAAAAGAAGCTTTATGCAGGGCAGTTTGATAAAACAGGCAATGTATCTTTTGGTATTGAGGAGCACACCGATTTTCCGGGCCAGAGCTACGATCCAATGATCGGTATCTATGGAATGGATATAACAGTCATTCTTGAGAGGAGAGGTGTACGTATCAGCCGCAGAAGCATTGAGAGAAAGAAACTTCCGGCAGCTCAGAGAGTTTCACGTGAAGATGCTATCAAATTCATGGCAGACAGGTTTCAGGTGGAGGTGCAGTAA
- a CDS encoding 30S ribosomal protein S5 yields MAYEQEVWIPLTGLGKQVLAGEFSSLEAILEGGRPIKEPQIVDYFLPDLEDEVLDINMVQRMTDSGRRVKFRCAVVVGNRNGYIGFGQGKDAQVGNAIKKAIANAKLNIIKVKRGCGSWECACGQGHSIPVRVTGRAGSVKVNLLPAPQGIGLVTGDIGKKVLELAGIKDVWTSSSGQTRTTINFAKATFDALKQANLIRTDGGSR; encoded by the coding sequence ATGGCCTATGAACAGGAAGTATGGATTCCTCTCACTGGTCTTGGTAAACAGGTTTTAGCCGGAGAGTTTTCAAGTCTTGAAGCAATTCTTGAAGGTGGCAGGCCAATTAAGGAACCTCAGATTGTTGACTACTTCCTCCCTGATCTTGAGGATGAAGTTCTCGATATTAATATGGTTCAGAGGATGACAGACAGTGGAAGGCGTGTAAAATTCCGCTGTGCTGTAGTTGTCGGAAACCGCAACGGATATATCGGCTTTGGCCAGGGTAAGGATGCCCAGGTCGGCAATGCAATTAAAAAGGCAATTGCCAATGCAAAGCTCAATATTATCAAAGTCAAGAGAGGCTGTGGCAGCTGGGAATGCGCATGTGGACAGGGTCACTCCATTCCTGTGCGTGTTACAGGAAGGGCTGGCAGTGTAAAGGTAAACCTTCTGCCTGCACCACAGGGTATCGGTCTTGTTACCGGTGACATCGGAAAGAAAGTGCTCGAACTTGCCGGAATTAAGGATGTCTGGACATCGTCAAGCGGACAGACCAGGACAACAATTAATTTCGCCAAAGCAACATTTGATGCACTTAAGCAGGCAAATCTTATCAGAACCGACGGAGGTTCACGCTAA
- the rpmC gene encoding 50S ribosomal protein L29: MAIFRASEVAQLSDVELAEQLSKLELEHVENLGKVSAGGAPDNPGRIREIRRTVARIKTEQNKRRNEA, encoded by the coding sequence ATGGCAATATTTCGTGCATCAGAAGTTGCGCAGCTCAGTGATGTAGAACTGGCTGAACAGCTTTCAAAACTTGAACTGGAGCATGTCGAGAATCTCGGCAAGGTCAGCGCCGGCGGTGCACCCGATAATCCGGGACGTATCCGTGAGATCAGGCGCACTGTAGCCAGGATCAAGACAGAGCAGAACAAAAGGAGAAATGAGGCTTGA
- the rplX gene encoding 50S ribosomal protein L24, with protein sequence MVRISSTQPRKQRKARYNAKLHQLGKFLNAPLSSELREKYGRRSFRIVEGDTVKVTRGDFKGDEGIIDGVNLEKGTVLVHGVTSTKVDGTEVPRPVYASNVQIVKLNLNDKIRQERLEAKK encoded by the coding sequence ATGGTAAGAATTTCTAGTACTCAGCCCAGGAAACAGCGCAAAGCACGCTACAATGCAAAGCTTCACCAGCTTGGCAAATTCCTGAATGCACCACTGTCATCTGAACTCCGTGAAAAATATGGCAGAAGATCCTTCAGAATTGTTGAAGGTGACACTGTTAAAGTAACACGCGGTGATTTCAAAGGCGATGAAGGCATAATTGATGGCGTAAACCTTGAGAAAGGAACAGTCCTTGTCCACGGAGTAACTTCTACAAAAGTGGACGGCACTGAAGTTCCAAGACCGGTTTATGCTTCAAATGTTCAGATTGTCAAACTGAATCTCAACGATAAAATCCGCCAGGAGAGACTGGAGGCGAAGAAGTAA